A single region of the Sciurus carolinensis chromosome 16, mSciCar1.2, whole genome shotgun sequence genome encodes:
- the Klk4 gene encoding kallikrein-4, producing the protein MTPAALVALTSACPRAGSLAWRGGFHIINGEDCIPHSQPWQAALFKGDEFFCSGVLVHPQWVLSAAHCLQSSYTVGLGLHSLEDNQEPGSRMMEVLLSIQHPQYNNPFFANDLMLIKLNESVSESDTIRKISIASQCPTPGDSCLVSGWGLLKNGRLPKLLQCTNISVVSEKVCSELYAPLFHYSMFCAGGGQDQRDSCNGDSGGPLVCNRSLQGLVSLGQAQCGQPGVPSVYTNLCKFTDWIQKTIQAT; encoded by the exons ATGACTCCCGCGGCCCTCGTCGCCCTGACCTCCGCCTGCCCGCGCGCTG gatccctcgCCTGGCGTGGCGGCTTCCACATCATAAACGGCGAGGACTGCATCCCTCACTCGCAACCTTGGCAGGCGGCACTGTTCAAGGGAGATGAATTTTTCTGCTCGGGCGTCCTCGTGCATCCCCAGTGGGTGCTGTCGGCCGCACACTGTTTACAGAG CTCCTACACGGTGGGGCTGGGCCTGCACAGTCTTGAGGACAACCAAGAACCAGGCAGCCGAATGATGGAGGTCCTCCTCTCCATCCAGCACCCCCAGTACAACAATCCCTTCTTCGCCAATGACCTCATGCTCATAAAGTTGAACGAATCCGTGTCTGAGTCTGACACCATCCGGAAGATCAGCATCGCCTCCCAGtgcccaacacctggagattccTGCCTTGTCTCTGGCTGGGGTCTGCTGAAGAATG GCAGGCTGCCCAAGCTGCTTCAGTGCACGAACATCTCGGTGGTGTCTGAGAAGGTCTGCAGCGAGCTCTACGCCCCGCTGTTCCACTACAGCATGTTCTGCGCAGGCGGAGGACAGGACCAGAGGGACTCCTGCAAC GGTGACTCTGGGGGCCCCCTGGTCTGCAACAGGTCCCTGCAGGGCCTCGTGTCTTTGGGACAAGCCCAGTGTGGCCAGCCTGGCGTGCCGAGTGTCTACACCAACCTCTGCAAGTTCACTGACTGGATACAGAAAACCATCCAGGCTACTTAG